One genomic region from Henningerozyma blattae CBS 6284 chromosome 2, complete genome encodes:
- the LSM2 gene encoding Sm-like protein LSM2 (similar to Saccharomyces cerevisiae LSM2 (YBL026W); ancestral locus Anc_8.174) has protein sequence MLFFSFFKTLVDQEVTVELKNDIELKGTLKSVDQFLNLKLDNISCNDTDKYPHLSSVRNMFIRGSTVRYVYLQKNMVDTNLLQDAARREAMSEKK, from the exons atgctatttttttcatttttcaaaacattAGTGGACCAAGAAGTCACTGTTGAA ttaaaaaatgatattgaattgaaaGGCACATTGAAATCCGTGGATCagtttttgaatttgaaattagataatatatCATGTAATGATACGGATAAATATCCTCATTTGAGTTCAGTACGTAATATGTTTATTAGAGGGTCTACGGTAAGATATgtatatttacaaaaaaacaTGGTTGATACCAACCTGTTACAGGACGCCGCTAGAAGAGAAGCCATGAGTGAGAAGAAATAG
- the MCM2 gene encoding MCM DNA helicase complex subunit MCM2 (similar to Saccharomyces cerevisiae MCM2 (YBL023C); ancestral locus Anc_8.170) — protein sequence MSRRRRSNSSDDGAHSPLPPSSPQLHRHSSSILGSPHGMTNLESDLDNDVDLPQDISDIEEAIDEVDLMDEDMYKDYATDPDKDHYDDKDIDDTHQQELSLADRRRIDAQLNQRDALLKGGTYLDDDDDDDQQDEALDEMGLPRQRRHRKSRYENHSDDDLWSDMEVDPLTEELNLESLSNIKANSYSEWITQPNVSRTIARELKLFLLEYTDESGRSVYGARIRTLGELNSESLEINFTHLANSKPILALFLAKCPQEIFKIFDLVAMEATELHYPDYSNIHSQIHVRISDFPTIHTLRELREINLLSLVRVTGVVTRRTGVFPQLKYIKFNCLKCGTILGPFFQDSNQEIKISFCTNCKSKGPFNVNGEKTVYRNYQRITLQESPGSVPAGRLPRHREVILLADLVDVAKPGEEVEITGVYKNNYDGNLNAKNGFPVFATIIEANSIKKREGSLSNTSDLEEGLDIFHWTEEEEREFRKLSRDRGIIDKIISSIAPSIYGHRDIKTAVACSLFGGVPKNVNGKHSIRGDINVLLLGDPGTAKSQILKYVEKTAHRAVFATGQGASAVGLTASVRKDPITREWTLEGGALVLADKGVCLIDEFDKMNDQDRTSIHEAMEQQSISISKAGIVTTLQARCSIIAAANPNGGRYNSTLPLSQNVTLTEPILSRFDILCVVRDLVDEESDKRLAKFVVGSHVRSHPDSNGEDATANKDNKNDNDDDESPAISARQRKKELLLKKEQEISPIPQEKLMKYINYARTKIYPKLHQMDMDKVSKVYADLRRESITTGSFPITVRHLESILRIAESFAKMRLSEFVSSWDLDRAIKVVIDSFVGAQKVSVRRQLQKSLAIYTIGNR from the coding sequence ATGTCTAGACGTAGAAGATCAAATTCATCAGATGACGGTGCCCATTCTCCCTTGCCACCGTCCTCGCCACAACTACATCGTCATTCTTCCTCCATCTTGGGGTCCCCTCATGGCATGACTAATTTGGAAAGCGATCTTGATAACGACGTAGATTTGCCTCAAGATATCTCAGATATCGAAGAAGCCATCGACGAAGTAGATTTGATGGACGAAGATATGTACAAGGATTACGCCACAGATCCCGATAAGGACCATTACGATGATAAAGATATAGATGACACACACCAACAAGAGTTGTCACTTGCAGACAGAAGAAGAATAGACGCCCAGTTGAACCAAAGAGATGCACTTTTGAAAGGAGGAACGTATTTGGACGACGACGATGACGACGACCAACAAGATGAAGCTCTTGATGAAATGGGTCTCCCCAGACAAAGAAGACATCGTAAATCTCGGTACGAGAATCATAGCGACGACGATCTTTGGAGCGATATGGAAGTCGATCCATTGACAGAAGAATTGAATCTCGAATCCCTAAGCAACATCAAGGCAAATTCATACTCGGAATGGATCACTCAACCAAACGTCTCAAGAACCATCGCCAGAGAATTGAAGTTATTCTTATTGGAATATACAGACGAATCCGGAAGATCCGTTTACGGGGCACGTATTCGTACTCTTGGTGAATTGAATTCAGAATCATTAGAGATCAATTTCACCCATCTAGCAAATTCAAAACCAATTCTAGCTCTTTTCCTTGCGAAATGTCCTCAAGAGATTTTCAAGATTTTCGATTTGGTCGCCATGGAGGCTACCGAACTACATTACCCCGATTATTCAAACATTCATTCGCAAATCCATGTGAGGATCTCCGATTTCCCCACAATCCACACCTTACGAGAATTACGTGAAATCAATTTACTATCTCTTGTAAGAGTTACAGGTGTTGTCACTAGAAGAACAGGTGTTTTCCCacaattgaaatatattaaattcaattgtttGAAATGTGGGACTATCTTAGGTCCCTTTTTCCAAGATTCAAACCAAGagattaaaatttcattttgcACCAACTGTAAATCCAAAGGTCCCTTCAATGTCAATGGTGAGAAAACCGTTTATAGAAATTATCAACGTATCACATTGCAGGAATCCCCCGGTTCCGTCCCCGCAGGTCGTCTACCTCGTCATCGAGAAGTTATTCTCTTGGCAGATCTGGTGGATGTGGCCAAACCTGGTGAAGAAGTAGAAATCACAGGGGTGtataagaataattatGATGGGAATTTAAATGCCAAGAATGGGTTCCCCGTTTTTGCTACCATCATAGAGGCCAATTCtataaagaaaagagaAGGTTCATTATCAAACACATCTGATCTAGAGGAAGGTCTGGATATTTTCCATTGGACAGAAGAAGAGGAAAGAGAGTTCCGTAAATTATCAAGAGATCGTGGTATTATAGACAAGATCATTTCCTCCATAGCACCTTCTATTTATGGCCATAGAGATATCAAAACAGCAGTGGCATGTTCTTTATTCGGTGGTGTCCCCAAAAATGTAAATGGTAAACATTCTATTCGTGGTGATATcaatgtattattattaggtGATCCAGGTACTGCTAAATCTCAAATCTTGAAATATGTCGAAAAGACTGCACACAGAGCGGTTTTCGCTACAGGTCAGGGTGCTTCTGCTGTTGGTTTGACTGCCTCTGTACGTAAAGATCCAATCACCAGGGAATGGACTTTAGAAGGTGGTGCGTTGGTCCTAGCTGACAAGGGGGTTTGTCTGATTGATGAATTCGATAAGATGAATGATCAAGATCGTACTTCTATTCATGAAGCTATGGAACAACAAAGTATATCCATTTCTAAAGCCGGTATTGTCACCACTTTACAAGCCCGTTGTTCTATCATTGCTGCTGCAAATCCAAACGGTGGTCGTTATAACTCTACATTACCATTATCACAAAACGTCACCCTAACAGAACCTATCTTATCCAGATTCGATATTCTTTGTGTGGTGCGTGATCTTGTAGATGAAGAAAGTGATAAAAGATTGGCCAAGTTCGTGGTCGGTTCACATGTAAGATCACATCCAGACTCCAACGGTGAAGATGCTACCGCTAATAAAGACAACAAAAACGACAATGACGACGACGAATCCCCAGCCATATCTGCAAGacaaagaaagaaagaattattattgaaaaaggAACAAGAAATCTCACCCATACcacaagaaaaattgatgaaatatatcaattatGCAAGAACGAAAATATATCCAAAGTTACATCAAATGGATATGGATAAAGTAAGTAAAGTATATGCCGATTTGAGAAGAGAAAGTATAACAACAGGGTCTTTCCCCATCACTGTACGTCATTTGGAATCTATACTGAGAATTGCCGAATCCTTTGCAAAGATGCGGTTATCGGAATTCGTATCGAGTTGGGATTTGGATAGAGCTATTAAAGTGGTGATTGATTCATTTGTTGGGGCTCAAAAAGTGAGTGTTCGTCGTCAATTACAGAAATCTTTGGCAATTTATACAATAGGTAATCGTTAG
- the TBLA0B08130 gene encoding uncharacterized protein (similar to Saccharomyces cerevisiae YER137C; ancestral locus Anc_8.173): MDNKDTKKITEDASKKTQDDLIKLSQAMDNIALLIKNKQNSATNESSQDTSAPDKWKQLSSLVNSILDDSKQSHQNHSTRLCVDLLSCKNNNELEIIERFNDETKSLDKFALVPLVELDAIPPSLPSTKNKKKNNIKCSFCNEPGHKRSSCNKRFLK, from the coding sequence ATGGATAACAAAGATACCAAAAAGATTACAGAAGATGCGTCTAAAAAGACTCAAGATGATTTGATTAAACTATCTCAAGCAATGGATAATATAGCATTGCTTATTAAGAATAAGCAAAATAGTGCTACTAATGAATCGTCACAAGATACTTCGGCACCAGATAAATGGAAACAACTCTCGTCACTTGTGAATTCCATACTAGATGATTCTAAACAGTCACACCAAAATCATTCAACTCGGTTGTGTGTGGATTTGTTATcttgtaaaaataataatgaattagaaattattgaacGGTTTAACGATGAGACTAAATCATTAGATAAATTTGCTTTGGTTCCTTTAGTGGAATTAGATGCCATACCACCTTCCCTTCCTTCTACgaagaataaaaagaaaaataatataaaatgttCTTTTTGTAATGAACCGGGTCATAAGAGATCAAGTTGTAATAAGAggtttttaaaataa
- the GDI1 gene encoding Gdi1p (similar to Saccharomyces cerevisiae GDI1 (YER136W); ancestral locus Anc_8.175), whose protein sequence is MDLEHMDTDYDVIVLGTGITECILSGLLSVDGKKVLHIDKQDHYGGESASVSLTELYTKFKQNPISKENIEKKFGRDRDWNVDLIPKFLMANGELTNILVHTDVTRYVEFKQISGSYVFKQGKIYKVPANEIEAVSSPLMGIFEKRRMKKFLEWISSYQEDEIKTHQGLDLDKNTMDEVYYKFGLGNSTKEFIGHSMALWTNDDYLQLPARPTFERILLYCQSVARYGKSPYLYPLYGLGELPQGFARLSAIYGGTYMLDTPVEKVDYDSDGKFKSVTTKLGTFKAPVVIADPTYFPEKCKSTGQRVIRAICILNHPVPNTNNSDSLQIIIPQSQVDRKNDIYIAVVSDEHNVSSKNHYLAIISTIVETNQPHVELDPAFKLLGPIEEKFMGIAELFEPKEDGSKDNVYLSKSYDASSHFESMTDDVKDIYFRVTGHPLVLKEREAQN, encoded by the coding sequence ATGGATTTAGAACATATGGATACAGACTATGACGTAATTGTCCTTGGTACAGGTATTACTGAATGTATCTTATCAGGGTTACTTTCTGTTGATGGTAAGAAAGTGTTACATATTGATAAACAAGACCATTATGGTGGTGAATCCGCTTCAGTCAGTTTAACTGAATTATATACgaaatttaaacaaaacCCAATCTCGaaggaaaatattgaaaaaaaatttggtaGAGATAGAGATTGGAATGTGGATTTAATACCAAAGTTTTTAATGGCCAATGGTGAATTAACCAATATTTTAGTTCATACCGATGTTACTAGATATGTGGAATTCAAACAAATCTCAGGTTCATATGTTTTTAAACAAGGTAAGATTTATAAAGTTCCAGCCAATGAAATTGAAGCTGTTTCATCGCCATTGATGggtatatttgaaaaaagaagaatgaAGAAATTCCTCGAATGGATCAGTTCATATCAAGAAGATGAAATCAAGACTCATCAAGGTTTAGATTTGGATAAGAATACTATGGATGAAGTTTATTATAAGTTCGGGTTGGGTAATTCTACCAAGGAATTCATTGGCCATTCAATGGCTTTATGGACCAATGATGATTATCTTCAATTGCCAGCTAGACCAACATTTGAAAGAATCTTATTATATTGTCAAAGTGTTGCTCGTTATGGGAAATCCCCTTACTTATACCCCTTATACGGTCTTGGTGAATTACCACAAGGTTTTGCAAGATTGTCTGCCATCTATGGTGGTACATATATGTTGGATACCCCAGTGGAAAAAGTCGATTATGATTCAGATGGTAAATTCAAAAGTGTCACCACCAAATTAGGTACATTTAAGGCACCAGTTGTTATTGCTGATCCAACTTATTTCCCTGAAAAATGTAAAAGTACTGGTCAAAGAGTCATTAGAGCcatttgtattttaaaCCATCCTGTTCCAAATACAAACAATAGTGATTCAttacaaattattataccACAAAGTCAAGTTGATAGAAAAAACGATATTTATATTGCTGTTGTTTCCGATGAACATAACGTTTCATCTAAAAACCATTATTTGGCCATTATTTCGACTATTGTGGAAACTAATCAACCTCATGTTGAATTAGACCCtgcatttaaattattggGGCCCATTGAAGAAAAGTTCATGGGTATTgctgaattatttgaaccTAAAGAAGATGGTTCCAAAGATAATGTTTACTTATCTAAATCATACGATGCCTCATCACATTTTGAATCAATGACTGATGATGtcaaagatatttatttcagAGTCACTGGCCATCCTTTGgtattaaaagaaagagAAGCACAAAATTAG